One genomic window of Halolamina sediminis includes the following:
- a CDS encoding archaea-specific SMC-related protein, giving the protein MQRPQASASAATVHARNIGGIQETTVTFDPGVTVLVGRNATNRTSFLQSIMAVLGSENVAMKGDADEAEVTLELGEETYSRTFDRAGGSIDRSGEPYCEDPTVADLFAFLLESNEARRAVATNTDLRELIMRPIDTAEIEAEIDRLQDRRDSLDAEIEAIDDRKGELRELESRRDELEARIEETTTELAETEAELDAADADIEARREEQSELENRLAKLREKRADLEDVRYEIDTEQESLTALETERREHEAELEELSDPPDTDPEDIDSRLRELRERKGEVESQVNELQSVIQFNEGMLDDDGTATPPELTAAGEDSVTEQLVDDSVTCWTCGTDVEPGQIEATVEQLREHSQSKVGEVDRLEREIEELKTEKREIEQSRRERERHERRLRELDDEIEEAEATVEELRGQRDSLTEEIERIEAEVEELEAAEYGEILDLHKSANELEYELDRLEGDLEEVESEIAAAEERIGEEGDVREELESVTDRIERLRTRIDRIEREAVEAFNDHMASVLGLLDYDNLDRIWIERIEQETRKGRRKVTEQTFELHVVRTTESGAAYEDTVEHLSESEREVIGLVFALAGYLVHDVAETVPFVLLDSLEAIDSARIAALVDYFADYADYLLVALLPEDAAALDDEYERITDI; this is encoded by the coding sequence ATGCAGCGACCACAGGCGTCGGCATCCGCGGCGACGGTACACGCCCGAAACATCGGGGGCATTCAAGAGACGACAGTCACGTTCGACCCCGGGGTGACGGTCCTCGTTGGCCGCAACGCGACCAATCGAACGTCGTTCCTGCAGTCGATCATGGCGGTATTGGGAAGCGAGAACGTCGCGATGAAAGGCGACGCCGACGAGGCAGAAGTCACGCTCGAACTGGGCGAGGAGACGTACAGTCGGACGTTCGATCGAGCGGGCGGCAGTATCGATCGTAGCGGGGAGCCGTACTGCGAGGATCCGACGGTGGCGGATCTGTTCGCGTTCCTGCTGGAGTCAAACGAGGCCCGGCGCGCGGTCGCGACGAACACAGACCTCCGGGAGCTGATCATGCGACCGATCGACACCGCGGAGATCGAGGCCGAGATCGACCGGCTCCAGGACCGCCGGGACTCCCTCGACGCCGAAATCGAGGCGATCGACGACCGGAAGGGCGAGCTCCGCGAGCTCGAAAGCCGCCGCGATGAGCTGGAAGCGCGGATCGAGGAGACGACAACCGAACTCGCGGAGACCGAGGCCGAGCTCGACGCTGCTGACGCCGATATCGAGGCGCGCCGCGAGGAGCAGTCCGAACTCGAGAACCGGCTGGCCAAGCTCCGCGAGAAGCGTGCCGACCTCGAAGACGTCCGGTACGAGATCGACACCGAGCAGGAGAGCCTCACGGCGCTGGAAACCGAACGCCGAGAGCACGAGGCGGAGCTGGAGGAGCTGTCTGACCCACCTGACACCGATCCCGAGGATATCGACAGTCGGCTCCGAGAGCTCCGCGAGCGGAAGGGGGAGGTCGAGTCGCAGGTGAACGAGCTCCAGAGCGTGATCCAGTTCAACGAGGGGATGCTCGACGACGATGGGACCGCGACCCCGCCGGAGCTAACGGCCGCGGGTGAGGACAGCGTCACGGAGCAGCTAGTCGACGACAGCGTCACCTGCTGGACCTGCGGCACCGACGTCGAACCCGGCCAGATCGAGGCGACCGTCGAGCAGCTCCGCGAACACAGCCAGTCGAAAGTCGGCGAAGTCGACCGGCTGGAACGCGAGATCGAGGAGCTCAAAACGGAGAAACGCGAGATCGAGCAGAGCCGTCGCGAGCGTGAGCGGCACGAACGCCGGCTGCGCGAGCTGGACGACGAGATCGAGGAGGCCGAAGCGACCGTCGAGGAGCTCCGGGGCCAACGTGACTCGCTGACCGAGGAGATCGAACGGATCGAGGCCGAAGTCGAAGAGCTGGAAGCGGCGGAGTACGGCGAGATTCTGGATCTCCACAAGAGCGCGAACGAGCTGGAGTACGAACTCGATCGGCTGGAGGGCGACCTCGAGGAGGTCGAAAGCGAGATCGCCGCGGCCGAAGAGCGGATCGGCGAGGAGGGCGACGTTCGCGAGGAGCTGGAGTCGGTGACGGATCGCATCGAGCGGCTCCGGACCCGGATCGACCGCATCGAGCGGGAGGCCGTCGAGGCGTTCAACGACCACATGGCGTCCGTGCTCGGGCTGCTCGACTACGACAACCTCGACCGGATCTGGATCGAACGCATCGAACAGGAGACCCGAAAGGGACGCCGGAAAGTGACCGAGCAGACGTTCGAGCTCCACGTCGTCCGCACGACGGAGTCGGGCGCGGCCTACGAGGACACCGTCGAGCACCTCTCGGAGAGCGAGCGGGAAGTGATCGGGCTGGTGTTCGCGCTGGCCGGATATCTGGTTCACGACGTCGCCGAGACGGTTCCGTTCGTGCTGCTGGACTCGCTGGAGGCGATCGACTCGGCCCGCATCGCGGCGCTGGTCGACTACTTCGCCGACTACGCTGACTACCTCCTGGTCGCACTTCTGCCGGAAGACGCCGCCGCGCTCGACGACGAGTACGAGCGGATCACCGACATCTGA
- a CDS encoding Lrp/AsnC family transcriptional regulator, producing MSESPFDAFDAIDTQILVILSEDPRMSYQQLSRRLEEEGYQMSAEGVRRRVTDLMAATTPFFLLDPEQLAWEIVRISVRATDGPGDKDEAFDRIAEMPFWHVTKGIGTYDIYGVGMAPTMADIDAMVTEIRGYDCVAEIDFIVVTDRRSDLEDYYRQGLREGDEE from the coding sequence ATGAGCGAATCCCCGTTCGACGCGTTCGACGCGATCGACACACAGATCCTCGTGATCCTCTCGGAGGACCCGCGGATGTCCTACCAACAGCTCTCCCGTCGGTTGGAGGAGGAGGGGTACCAGATGAGCGCCGAGGGGGTCCGCCGACGCGTGACCGATCTGATGGCGGCGACGACGCCGTTTTTCCTGCTCGACCCCGAGCAGTTGGCGTGGGAGATCGTCCGGATCTCGGTCCGGGCGACCGACGGCCCGGGCGACAAGGACGAGGCGTTCGACCGCATCGCCGAGATGCCGTTCTGGCACGTCACCAAGGGAATCGGGACGTACGACATCTACGGCGTCGGGATGGCGCCGACGATGGCCGACATCGACGCGATGGTCACCGAGATCCGCGGCTACGACTGCGTGGCCGAGATCGACTTCATCGTCGTTACCGACCGCCGGAGCGATCTGGAGGACTACTACCGGCAGGGGCTCCGTGAGGGCGACGAGGAGTGA
- the rdfA gene encoding rod-determining factor RdfA, translating into MTDHGCKVCRVLDERGLDRLDDELVARWRGESGERMGYRRLADWLNAALLRREMEHVGLPTGGGEARSRYDRLTDDDTADAVAALLRRAGVAVDDLRDDFLSYSVVRTHLRDCLGAERDPEPPSDWEADRLDDLAEYTTAQAAEAVRSLVNKESLAAGGEVEPTVTIRVRCSACGTAVPVEEALAAGAFCACAECDCGAE; encoded by the coding sequence ATGACCGACCACGGCTGTAAGGTGTGTCGCGTGCTTGACGAACGGGGGCTCGACCGGCTCGACGACGAGCTCGTCGCGCGCTGGCGAGGGGAGTCGGGCGAACGGATGGGGTACCGGCGGCTCGCCGACTGGCTCAACGCCGCGCTGCTGCGCCGGGAGATGGAGCACGTCGGCCTCCCTACCGGCGGCGGCGAGGCGCGCTCCCGGTACGACCGGCTGACCGACGACGACACCGCCGACGCGGTCGCGGCGCTGCTCCGCCGGGCCGGTGTCGCCGTCGACGACCTTCGCGACGACTTCCTCTCCTACAGCGTCGTCAGAACCCACCTGCGGGACTGTTTGGGGGCGGAGCGCGACCCCGAACCCCCATCGGACTGGGAGGCCGACCGACTCGACGACCTCGCGGAGTACACGACGGCGCAGGCCGCCGAGGCGGTCCGGTCGCTGGTGAACAAGGAGAGTCTCGCCGCCGGCGGCGAGGTGGAGCCGACAGTCACGATCCGCGTTCGCTGCTCGGCCTGTGGGACGGCCGTCCCCGTCGAGGAGGCGCTCGCGGCGGGAGCGTTCTGTGCCTGTGCCGAGTGCGACTGTGGGGCAGAGTAA
- a CDS encoding dipeptidase — MGADKQFDGYQPYDYLDADEDYRAFELTEKTAGFEPRTIELSDEQEARVDELTDDVVLSLHDHAFQFPAEIDEDLFDYIREGRIHTAYEFLAETNLDAVFDMQFDGLSSVHSLHGWKWDDITHEVSMRACDLAHSDYAFQCRSVDDIHRAREEGKLAVVQSIESAAMIENELDRIEQLYGMGVRSMGITYNSSNALGTGGGDIHERDGGLTGFGASAVERMNDVGMAISVSHASPQTSLDACAVSEKPVFDTHALAKGAGMGARGTSDEVFEAIADTGGVVGLLSSTHLPDIETYMEHFEYVVDLIGIDHVAFGPDVLYGDHTELLRVLSEYHGMELPESTLQSEYVEGLENPTEAWQNIPRWLVANGYDDEEIEKVLGGNVLRALEQVW; from the coding sequence ATGGGTGCAGACAAGCAGTTCGACGGGTACCAGCCGTACGACTACCTCGACGCCGACGAGGACTACCGCGCGTTCGAACTCACGGAGAAGACCGCGGGGTTCGAGCCCCGGACGATCGAGCTCTCCGACGAACAGGAGGCGCGCGTCGACGAGCTCACCGACGACGTGGTGCTCTCGCTGCACGACCACGCGTTCCAGTTCCCCGCGGAGATCGACGAGGACCTGTTCGACTACATCCGCGAGGGGCGGATCCACACCGCCTACGAGTTCCTCGCGGAGACTAACCTCGATGCCGTCTTCGACATGCAGTTCGACGGGCTCTCCAGCGTCCACTCGCTGCACGGCTGGAAGTGGGACGACATCACCCACGAGGTCAGCATGCGGGCCTGTGATCTCGCCCACTCCGATTACGCGTTCCAGTGTCGGAGCGTCGACGACATCCACCGAGCCCGCGAGGAGGGGAAGCTCGCGGTCGTCCAGTCGATCGAGTCGGCGGCGATGATCGAGAACGAGCTCGACCGGATCGAACAGCTGTACGGCATGGGTGTTCGCTCGATGGGGATCACCTACAACAGCTCGAACGCGCTCGGTACCGGCGGCGGCGACATCCACGAGCGCGACGGCGGGCTCACCGGGTTCGGCGCCAGCGCCGTCGAGCGGATGAACGACGTGGGGATGGCGATCTCGGTCAGCCACGCCAGCCCGCAGACCTCGCTCGACGCCTGTGCAGTGAGCGAGAAGCCCGTGTTCGACACTCACGCACTCGCAAAGGGCGCGGGGATGGGTGCCCGCGGCACGTCCGACGAGGTGTTCGAGGCGATTGCCGACACCGGCGGCGTCGTCGGCCTCCTCTCCTCGACTCACCTGCCCGACATCGAGACGTACATGGAGCACTTCGAGTACGTCGTCGATCTGATCGGGATCGACCACGTCGCGTTCGGGCCGGACGTGCTGTACGGCGACCACACCGAACTGCTGCGCGTGCTCTCGGAGTACCACGGGATGGAACTGCCCGAGTCCACCCTCCAGAGCGAGTACGTCGAGGGGCTCGAGAACCCCACGGAGGCCTGGCAGAACATCCCGCGCTGGCTGGTCGCGAACGGCTACGACGACGAGGAGATCGAGAAGGTGCTCGGCGGGAACGTGCTCCGCGCGCTCGAACAGGTCTGGTAG
- a CDS encoding amidase, which produces MSEAPSPEDVAAYADRLSLSVADADALAEQFAEQDAVLDALDAVAAPEPPEREHWAPDPDADELGAWLTRCDVARGGVSGPLDGLTVGVKDNVAVAGVPMTCGSPLLTDPAYVPARDATVVARLLDAGARIVGKTNMDEFAFGGSRESMRLRLARNPHDPARQPGSSSAGSGVAAATGEVDLAVGSDTGGSIRFPAAWAGVPGLKPSRGLVSHAGFVQYAKTLDNVGFLAPTVENLALGLDAVSGPDPRDERTHDGEPTAAADAVVDPAPEALTIGLPEELFGAAPRIDGVVRDAVDELAAAGATVRSVSIENYDRWLPAWLAIGMTEVGNYLAADTTNYWSLSPGERALIERLHEARGGESELGAPLKAAMLYAEHRRQADGDAAYVAAHEARRHLAAGVDDALADVDVLASPTVPMLAPTWDEAVDDLFGALANTGPFNVSGHPAVSVPCGSLDGLPVGLQFVAERGADATALRAGACWTTVDGSDSD; this is translated from the coding sequence ATGTCCGAGGCCCCCAGCCCCGAGGACGTGGCGGCGTACGCCGACCGACTCTCGCTGTCGGTCGCCGACGCCGACGCGCTGGCCGAACAGTTCGCCGAGCAGGACGCGGTGCTCGACGCGCTCGACGCGGTCGCCGCTCCGGAGCCGCCCGAGCGGGAGCACTGGGCGCCCGACCCGGACGCCGACGAACTCGGCGCGTGGCTCACGCGCTGTGACGTAGCCCGCGGGGGCGTTTCCGGCCCGCTCGACGGGCTGACTGTCGGCGTGAAGGACAACGTCGCGGTGGCGGGCGTGCCGATGACCTGTGGCTCGCCGCTGCTGACCGACCCGGCCTACGTCCCCGCCCGGGACGCGACCGTCGTCGCCCGACTGCTCGACGCTGGCGCCCGGATCGTCGGCAAGACCAACATGGACGAGTTCGCCTTCGGCGGCAGCCGCGAGAGCATGCGACTCCGCCTCGCCCGGAACCCCCACGACCCGGCGCGCCAGCCCGGCAGCTCCTCGGCTGGCAGCGGCGTCGCCGCCGCCACCGGCGAGGTCGACCTCGCGGTCGGCTCCGACACGGGCGGGTCGATCCGCTTCCCCGCGGCGTGGGCCGGCGTCCCGGGGCTCAAACCCAGCCGGGGGCTGGTGAGCCACGCGGGGTTCGTCCAGTACGCCAAGACGCTCGACAACGTCGGCTTCCTCGCCCCGACCGTCGAGAACCTCGCGCTCGGCCTCGACGCCGTCTCTGGCCCCGACCCGCGCGACGAGCGGACCCACGACGGCGAACCCACGGCCGCGGCAGACGCCGTCGTCGACCCGGCGCCCGAAGCGCTCACGATCGGCCTCCCCGAGGAGCTGTTCGGCGCGGCACCCCGGATCGACGGCGTCGTCCGTGACGCGGTCGACGAGCTCGCGGCCGCCGGCGCGACCGTCCGGTCGGTGTCGATCGAGAACTACGACCGCTGGCTCCCGGCCTGGCTGGCTATCGGGATGACCGAGGTGGGGAACTACCTCGCGGCCGACACCACGAACTACTGGTCGCTCTCGCCCGGCGAGCGGGCGTTGATCGAGCGCCTCCACGAGGCCCGCGGCGGCGAGAGCGAGCTCGGCGCGCCGCTGAAAGCCGCGATGCTGTACGCCGAACACCGGAGGCAGGCCGACGGCGACGCCGCCTACGTCGCCGCCCACGAGGCTCGACGCCACCTCGCCGCGGGCGTGGACGACGCGCTCGCGGACGTGGATGTACTCGCTTCGCCGACTGTGCCGATGCTTGCACCGACGTGGGACGAGGCGGTCGACGACCTGTTCGGCGCGCTCGCGAACACCGGGCCGTTCAACGTCAGCGGCCACCCCGCGGTCAGCGTCCCGTGTGGCAGCCTCGACGGGCTCCCGGTCGGTCTCCAGTTCGTCGCCGAACGCGGCGCCGACGCGACGGCGCTGCGGGCAGGTGCCTGCTGGACCACCGTAGATGGGTCGGACAGCGACTGA
- a CDS encoding alpha/beta fold hydrolase, whose product MYAEINGADLYYEVHGPDDAPAIVSLHGGPGISDHQKGKEAFDALTDAYRLVVYDHRGCGQSSLTEPYSNEQYARDCEGLIQHLDLDEVVLVGGSYGGFITQEYATRFGDRDHFEGFVLRDTAASHAYEDNSVENARESWDEMKARNFDLPDITWEEFMTVMDGNVESDEEFERIWLGMLPLYAPNLDAFDVEAAKESTAERDLHHETHNEMFTNAYPNMDYTDDLPDVDVPALVTVGRHDWITPPEASVEIADLLPDSRLVIFESSGHSPNLDQHDQFIARVREFFDEIGYGEPYAAAADGGERR is encoded by the coding sequence ATGTACGCAGAGATCAACGGGGCCGACCTCTACTACGAGGTCCACGGCCCGGACGACGCGCCCGCCATCGTCTCGCTGCACGGCGGGCCCGGCATCAGCGACCACCAGAAGGGGAAGGAGGCGTTCGACGCGCTCACCGACGCCTACCGACTGGTGGTGTACGACCATCGAGGCTGCGGGCAGTCGAGCCTGACCGAACCCTACTCGAACGAGCAGTATGCGAGGGACTGCGAGGGGCTGATTCAACACCTCGACCTCGACGAAGTGGTGCTCGTCGGCGGCTCCTACGGCGGCTTCATCACCCAGGAGTACGCGACCCGGTTCGGCGACCGCGACCACTTCGAGGGGTTCGTGCTCCGTGACACCGCGGCCTCGCACGCCTACGAGGACAACTCCGTCGAGAACGCCCGGGAGTCGTGGGACGAGATGAAGGCTCGGAACTTCGACCTGCCCGACATCACCTGGGAGGAGTTCATGACGGTGATGGACGGCAACGTCGAGTCCGACGAGGAGTTCGAACGCATCTGGCTGGGGATGCTGCCGCTGTACGCCCCCAACCTCGACGCGTTCGACGTGGAGGCAGCAAAGGAGTCCACCGCCGAGCGCGATCTCCACCACGAGACCCACAACGAGATGTTCACCAACGCCTACCCCAACATGGACTACACCGACGACCTGCCCGACGTGGACGTGCCGGCGCTCGTGACCGTGGGCCGCCACGACTGGATCACGCCGCCGGAGGCCAGCGTCGAGATCGCCGACCTGCTGCCGGACTCGCGGCTAGTGATCTTCGAGTCCAGCGGCCACTCGCCGAACCTCGATCAGCACGACCAGTTCATCGCTCGTGTCCGGGAGTTCTTCGACGAGATCGGCTACGGCGAGCCGTACGCCGCCGCGGCCGACGGGGGTGAGCGACGATGA
- a CDS encoding S9 family peptidase yields the protein MTETSDPDVMNLADALSVSWRPGEPRRLTYVERERGADTVYDYRFDIDASERVVAFDERISGRWGQVDWGPDGRYLLYTRGGDVRVYDTETGEQSTPAPSDAFDNAPRFAPDGERIAFVSGRGDAGNDIWVVDRDGSDLEQVTEGANPHDDKRWEPAWSPEGDRIAYVGAADWHGRDWADEAHVVHVGTGEVDRLTRGLSVTSVPSWAPDGDRVAFFAKEVAEPWYRHSEDIHVHDLRRGSREIYPVEASHQYNVQQPIWDGTDRLFFPTRERGKQQLEAMLLHDDSDARGIPTRVTVHDGVFGAGPVALSPDGEYLGFSYAEADLPPHPRAIPTAGGHEQQLRDPEVPDGVVVPENVTYESFDGQYVNGYLYKPEDVTEDDPAPALVQVHGGGHFQYGDGWHAIEQYLVAHGYVVFAIDFRGSGGYGRAFQELSMADWHGGQVDDAREAARFVRSLPYTTDGVGIYGGSWGGFMTLMSLTRYPEVWDAGVEWYGVSNQFTDYEEVDRVGRLLTERDMGGTPEEAEELYRKASAAFDLDRVETPLRVLHGAEDERVPINQAEELIDELDDGPVPFDATIYEDEGHGFRDEANRRDAIERTRGWFDEQL from the coding sequence ATGACGGAGACGAGCGATCCCGACGTGATGAACCTCGCCGACGCGCTCTCGGTGTCGTGGCGCCCCGGCGAGCCCCGACGGCTCACCTACGTCGAACGCGAGCGCGGCGCCGACACCGTCTACGACTACCGCTTCGACATCGACGCCTCCGAGCGCGTGGTCGCGTTCGACGAGCGCATCTCGGGGCGCTGGGGGCAGGTCGACTGGGGCCCCGACGGCCGGTATCTGCTGTACACCCGCGGCGGCGACGTCCGGGTGTACGACACCGAGACCGGCGAGCAGTCGACGCCCGCACCGAGCGACGCGTTCGACAACGCCCCGCGATTCGCGCCCGACGGCGAGCGGATCGCGTTCGTCTCCGGCCGGGGCGACGCCGGCAACGACATCTGGGTCGTCGACCGCGACGGGAGCGACCTCGAACAGGTCACCGAGGGCGCGAACCCCCACGACGACAAGCGCTGGGAGCCCGCGTGGTCGCCGGAGGGCGACCGGATCGCCTACGTCGGCGCCGCCGACTGGCACGGCCGCGACTGGGCCGACGAGGCACACGTCGTCCACGTCGGCACGGGCGAAGTCGACCGCCTCACCCGCGGGCTGAGCGTCACGTCGGTCCCCTCGTGGGCGCCCGACGGCGACAGGGTGGCGTTCTTCGCGAAGGAGGTCGCCGAGCCGTGGTACCGACACTCCGAGGATATCCACGTCCACGACCTGCGACGGGGGAGCCGAGAGATCTACCCGGTCGAGGCGTCCCACCAGTACAACGTTCAGCAGCCGATCTGGGACGGCACCGACCGGCTGTTCTTCCCGACCCGCGAGCGGGGGAAACAGCAGTTGGAAGCGATGCTGCTCCACGACGACAGCGACGCGCGGGGGATCCCGACCCGCGTGACTGTCCACGATGGCGTCTTCGGCGCCGGCCCCGTCGCGCTCTCGCCCGACGGCGAGTATCTGGGGTTCTCCTACGCGGAGGCTGACCTGCCGCCGCACCCGCGGGCGATCCCGACCGCCGGGGGGCACGAACAGCAGCTCCGTGATCCCGAGGTTCCCGACGGCGTCGTCGTCCCGGAGAACGTCACCTACGAGAGCTTCGACGGCCAGTACGTCAACGGCTACCTCTACAAACCCGAGGACGTCACCGAAGACGACCCCGCGCCGGCGCTGGTACAGGTCCACGGCGGCGGCCACTTCCAGTACGGCGACGGCTGGCACGCCATCGAGCAGTACCTCGTCGCCCACGGCTACGTGGTGTTCGCGATCGACTTCCGGGGCTCCGGCGGCTACGGCCGGGCGTTCCAGGAGCTCTCGATGGCGGACTGGCACGGCGGGCAGGTCGACGACGCCCGCGAGGCCGCGCGGTTCGTGCGGTCGCTGCCGTACACCACCGACGGCGTCGGCATCTACGGCGGCTCGTGGGGCGGCTTCATGACGCTGATGAGCCTCACCCGCTACCCCGAGGTGTGGGACGCCGGCGTCGAGTGGTACGGCGTCTCGAACCAGTTCACCGACTACGAGGAGGTCGACCGCGTGGGGCGGCTGCTCACCGAGCGGGACATGGGCGGCACGCCCGAGGAGGCCGAGGAACTCTACCGGAAAGCCAGCGCGGCGTTCGACCTCGACCGCGTCGAGACGCCGCTGCGGGTGCTCCACGGCGCCGAGGACGAGCGCGTCCCGATCAACCAGGCCGAAGAGCTGATCGACGAGCTCGACGACGGCCCGGTCCCCTTCGACGCCACCATCTACGAGGACGAAGGGCACGGGTTCCGCGACGAGGCCAACCGTCGCGACGCGATCGAGCGGACCCGGGGCTGGTTCGACGAGCAGCTCTGA
- a CDS encoding ABC transporter substrate-binding protein gives MTDDSPDIEKLVNRRSVLRYGAIGGAIGLAGCTGGGGTDTATDGEDTPSSTAEGTPLSTEQDIERGGKPIVGLGAEPQAFNPLVTSDSDAWAIMDRMYPYPTVRDPADVENTHPYVFNDWSFDPDSLTGEVTLTEGFEWSDGEPLDAEGVAWWFQYLMDQSGHRYESNTNQLASIEATGDYSLEFELESSTAAVFTPETGVFAVPILPAHIWQDIDDYTQYAPDELIGAQGFEWNDSNPGNWYELNANPDTLPDEIHEGPYIESLRFRVFGDMTTLIQELQRGNVDLTYNSITPNRAFQLQDADSVKVWNSRARGYNYIAHNMRRVPFDDKPFRQSLGFIYPFNYLQSQLRRGLTEPGDYVAAGVYEPWRPDSFDEPMDHGPYMTEDGQLDVEQAREFLRNADGEHEYTFGPVESDQVTGDQEIRVDGELLTDAHTNNDGESGQGPISLVITPPSTAPVEAQAGARFVENLNEVGIPAETQPVAEGSQNSLIWVQEDFDMWSSGWIWMPKPHMYMGFWLTSSSVDADSSSDQVNLNPMGYTNADDLISEVQTTFEPDAQKAATKEALARVYEDQPVLVTEYPNRLHASSNTFEGWVKVPGGITQNPWTYLNVREA, from the coding sequence ATGACAGACGACAGCCCAGACATCGAGAAGCTCGTCAACCGTCGATCGGTCCTCCGATACGGCGCAATCGGGGGGGCGATCGGGCTCGCCGGCTGCACCGGCGGTGGCGGGACGGACACCGCGACCGACGGCGAGGACACGCCGAGCAGCACCGCCGAGGGGACGCCGCTCTCGACGGAGCAGGACATCGAGCGCGGCGGGAAGCCGATCGTCGGCCTCGGCGCGGAGCCACAGGCGTTCAACCCGCTGGTCACCTCCGACTCCGACGCGTGGGCGATCATGGATCGCATGTACCCGTACCCGACGGTCCGTGACCCCGCCGACGTGGAGAACACCCACCCCTACGTGTTCAACGACTGGTCGTTCGACCCGGACTCGCTCACCGGCGAGGTGACGCTCACCGAGGGGTTCGAGTGGTCCGACGGCGAGCCTCTGGACGCCGAAGGTGTCGCTTGGTGGTTCCAGTACCTGATGGACCAGTCGGGCCACCGCTACGAGTCCAACACCAACCAGCTCGCGAGCATCGAGGCCACCGGCGACTACTCGCTGGAGTTCGAACTCGAGAGCAGCACGGCCGCGGTGTTCACGCCCGAGACGGGCGTGTTCGCGGTGCCGATCCTGCCGGCGCATATCTGGCAGGACATCGACGACTACACCCAGTACGCCCCGGACGAACTGATCGGCGCACAGGGGTTCGAGTGGAACGACTCCAACCCCGGAAACTGGTACGAGCTGAACGCCAACCCCGACACGCTCCCCGACGAGATCCACGAGGGGCCCTACATCGAGTCGCTCCGGTTCCGCGTGTTCGGAGACATGACGACGCTGATCCAGGAGCTCCAGCGCGGGAACGTCGACCTGACGTATAACTCCATCACGCCGAACCGCGCGTTCCAGCTTCAGGACGCCGACTCGGTGAAGGTCTGGAACTCCCGGGCACGCGGCTACAACTACATCGCCCACAACATGCGCCGGGTGCCGTTCGACGACAAGCCCTTCCGGCAGAGCCTGGGGTTCATCTACCCGTTCAACTATCTCCAGAGCCAGCTCCGGCGTGGCCTGACCGAGCCCGGCGACTACGTGGCCGCGGGCGTGTACGAGCCGTGGCGGCCGGATAGCTTCGACGAGCCGATGGACCACGGCCCGTACATGACCGAGGACGGCCAGCTCGACGTGGAGCAGGCGCGTGAGTTCCTCCGCAACGCCGACGGCGAGCACGAGTACACGTTCGGCCCCGTCGAGTCCGATCAGGTCACCGGCGATCAGGAGATCCGCGTCGACGGCGAACTGCTCACCGACGCCCACACGAACAACGACGGCGAAAGCGGGCAGGGGCCGATCAGCCTCGTGATCACGCCGCCGAGCACCGCACCGGTGGAGGCCCAGGCGGGCGCCCGGTTCGTCGAGAACCTCAACGAGGTCGGCATCCCCGCGGAGACCCAGCCGGTCGCCGAGGGCTCCCAGAACTCGCTCATCTGGGTGCAGGAGGACTTCGACATGTGGTCTTCGGGCTGGATCTGGATGCCCAAGCCCCACATGTACATGGGGTTCTGGCTCACCAGCAGCAGCGTAGACGCCGACTCCTCCAGCGACCAGGTCAACCTCAACCCGATGGGGTACACCAACGCCGACGACCTGATCTCGGAGGTACAGACCACCTTCGAGCCCGACGCCCAGAAAGCCGCCACCAAGGAGGCGCTGGCCCGGGTGTACGAGGACCAGCCGGTGCTCGTCACGGAGTACCCCAACCGGCTCCACGCCTCCTCGAACACCTTCGAGGGCTGGGTGAAGGTGCCGGGTGGTATCACGCAGAACCCGTGGACGTATCTGAACGTCCGCGAGGCCTAA